One window of the Microplitis demolitor isolate Queensland-Clemson2020A chromosome 10, iyMicDemo2.1a, whole genome shotgun sequence genome contains the following:
- the LOC103580320 gene encoding lymphocyte-specific helicase, translating into MDATDTSVLKNLTTNSIIPKVEVGTDEDSGFSSLPSSSKSSEDVNNNLICQDVKFVSIQIDSVEKKTRHQYDAEQRRLENEEYQRQRQEQAYNSLKHLLKKSKFYSTFIKANINNPASKSSAKPGDKRRQVPKLPSSDEENEENSPPKRQRLTRKRHTEAKKNLISSDEDSDFTSATRSKQAKKGGKNKKSSKINLSVEDIEDELNSTSDDEPAEKKFVLPKYFNGSLYPYQEKGFEWLQALNKNGLNGILADEMGLGKTIQVIALLCWLMETKVAGPYLIIAPLSTIPNWTAEFARFAPTLPVYVLHGTLEERKRVAKQLNTKKSVHGFKTYPIIITTYEVSVRDASLLRGFNWRYIVVDEGQRIKNANSQLARMLRTFNSVHRLLLTGTPLQNDLNELWALLNFLQPDIFNDLDVFQSWFNVKEMQGEAGAQKIIKQESEKNVVSMLREILKPFMLRRIKEEIALDLPGKKELIVYAPITELQRDLYTAVLNYDSNVLSMKVPESETIFVPDGTRPKRACTMRNKFSDNYFDPFELKKMDDNDDKAGPSYPTSSNYDYKVKEEPRDEKKLTTGQENCLSTWKKYADVNDRNRDYFIRSNFGGNRYPLYRKIVNHPYLVHWPKAPNGYLEINEDLLKTSGKLLVLDAMLKKLHAQGHKVLIFSTLVMLLDLLEEYLTLRPWKYVALSGRTSIEERKVNIESFNNDPDVFIFLVSTRAGGVGLNLAGADTIILYDSDWNPQVDIQAMARCHRIGQTRPVVVYKLCTKGTIDEIIMTRAHAKRNLEKMVISKQLESANIMSGDFIKQMQQLLKTTDSIVVTSEKDVYTDAELEAILDRSDLYQGKA; encoded by the exons ATGGATGCAACTGACACGAGCGTCCTTAAAAATTTGACCACAAATTCAATTATCCCGAAAGTTGAGGTTGGGACTGATGAAGACTCGGGTTTTTCAAGCCTTCCAAGCTCTTCTAAATCCA gTGAGGATGTGAATAACAACTTGATTTGTCAAGATGTCAAATTCGTCAGCATACAAATTGACtcggtagaaaaaaaaactcgacaTCAATATGATGCAGAACAAAGAAGACTCGAAAACGAAGAGTATCAACGACAGAGGCAGGAACAAGCTTACAACAGTTTGAAACATTTGCTGAAGAAGAGCAAATTTTACTCGACGTTCATCAAAGCCAACATCAACAACCCGGCTTCAAAGTCATCAGCGAAACCCGGAGACAAACGACGTCAAGTTCCCAAATTGCCGTCAAGTGATGAAGAGAACGAAGAAAATTCACCTCCTAAGAGACAAAGGTTGACTCGGAAGCGACACACggaagcgaaaaaaaatttgatcagcagCGATGAAGATTCGGACTTTACTTCAGCTACAAGATCAAAGCAGGCCAAAAAAGGcgggaaaaacaaaaaatcctCAAAGATAAATCTTAGCGTAGAAGATATTGAGGATGAGCTGAACTCGACGTCGGATGATGAGccagcagaaaaaaaattcgttttacCCAAGTACTTCAATGGGTCACTATACCCCTATCAAGAGAAAGGTTTTGAGTGGCTCCAGGCTTTAAATAAGAACGGGTTGAATGGAATTCTTGCTGACGAAATGGGTCTAGGAAAGACCATTCAAGTTATCGCTTTGTTGTGCTGGTTGATGGAGACAAAAGTAGCAGGTCCTTATTTAATAATCGCCCCGTTGTCAACGATTCCCAACTGGACTGCAGAGTTTGCGCGCTTCGCTCCCACCTTACCCGTATACGTTTTGCATGGGACATTAGAAGAACGCAAACGCGTCGCCAAGCAACTGAACACCAAGAAGTCAGTACACGGATTCAAAACTTATCCTATTATTATAACGACATACGAAGTATCTGTCCGCGATGCTTCCCTGCTGCGGGGTTTCAATTGGCGTTACATCGTCGTCGACGAAGGTCAGAGGATCAAAAATGCCAACTCCCAGTTGGCGCGCATGTTAAGGACTTTTAATTCAGTCCATCGTTTGTTGCTGACTGGGACTCCCTTGCAGAATGATTTGAATGAGCTCTGGGCTCTACTGAACTTCCTCCAGCCCGACATCTTCAATGATCTTGATGTCTTCCAGTCCTGGTTCAATGTCAAAGAGATGCAAGGCGAGGCTGGTgctcagaaaataataaagcaGGAAAGTGAGAAAAATGTCGTGAGTATGTTGCGTGAAATTCTTAAACCCTTTATGCTGAGACGTATTAAAGAAGAAATTGCTTTAGATTTACCTGGAAAAAAAGAACTTATTGTCTACGCACCTATTACTGAATTACAACGTGATCTTTACACGGCTGTTCTTAATTACGATTCAAATGTTTTGTCTATGAAAGTACCAGAGTCTGAGACTATCTTTGTTCCGGATGGTACTAGACCTAAACGCGCTTGTACTATGAGAAATAAGTTCagcgataattattttgatccatttgaattgaagaaaatggatgataatgatgataaagcTGGTCCAAGTTATCCTACTTCAAGTAATTATGATTACAAAGTAAAAGAAGAACCaagagatgaaaaaaaattaactactggacaagaaaattgtttaagtacatggaaaaaatacGCAGATGTTAATGACAGAAACagagattattttattcgttCGAATTTCGGTGGTAATCGATACCCACTGTACCGTAAAATAGTTAACCACCCGTACTTGGTCCACTGGCCAAAAGCTCCCAATGGTTACTTGGAAATAAATGAAGATTTGTTGAAAACTTCTGGAAAACTGTTGGTATTGGACGCGATGCTTAAGAAACTGCATGCGCAGGGACACAAAGTCCTGATATTTTCAACGCTGGTAATGCTGTTGGATCTGCTGGAAGAGTATCTGACATTGAGACCATGGAAATATGTAGCTTTATCCGGCAGAACATCAATTGAAGAACGGAAAGTTAACATTGAAAGCTTCAATAATGATCCGGATGTTTTTATATTCTTGGTTTCCACGCGCGCTGGTGGCGTGGGACTCAATTTGGCAGGCGCTGATACTATTATTCTTTATGACAGTGACTGGAACCCGCAGGTCGACATCCAGGCAATGGCGCGCTGTCATCGTATCGGACAGACACGGCCGGTGGTTGTTTACAAGCTCTGTACCAAAGGAACTATTGATGAAATAATCATGACTCGTGCTCATGCTAAgagaaatttggaaaaaatggTCATCTCTAAGCAGCTGGAGTCAGCAAATATAATGAGTGGTGATTTTATTAAGCAGATGCAACAACTTTTGAAGACTACTGATAGTATAGTCGTGACTTCTGAAAAAGATG TTTATACTGATGCTGAGTTGGAGGCGATCTTAGATCGCAGTGATTTATATCAAGGAAAGgcataa
- the LOC103580348 gene encoding SANT and BTB domain regulator of class switch recombination, with protein sequence MNRMGNNLEQEDKITDKQDSIKLNQTKTIENACDEILLKPLDTSIKKQPDENYPQLTMEMFFEFMRTAYQVNDSFDGLSSVLAAHSEIDWSELAKIDLNLQSGNSKSIGTDQVGTGIEDKSTRRSSGSQEEHDDKKNDGANSNKNSDLQSPSKKSKTPKSAGESLEVREHLLSKMMKKNLSDVLHEGLLDSVLPYMLPKPTLSQPIIKKHSVDIKKSSSLNNNVDKSSGLSSANRDKDKDRSKIHRKSLETEVEIHVCDESKNIKKDFRCPQKLLIQKMCYFADVTAGQKLEEMDISVHCDIVIFDWLMRWVKKDIIKKSEWPVLEANNVIPITVSASFLQMEPLLEQCLVFCHENMSEVLKTSTILTCLNDNIFTRLADLFTNVDVETLKDKKDKVQSRLFCKLIMSLADPTPDNRRGHYSSLATLFKCNKCGKNVIRSVSDTVPCVPSAMKIDTRGNIYSKHSRDLTWSLNDYIVNLRSELRSWRKVYWRLWGDCHFLYCRQCNTHFPINQMDWCSHHPEIPQFFANEQQRSAPYPLGRYPCCSQRAYRFEALPNREGCRFKEHIPTVSVDNDGHVLNIFTLYRDILTLDPPQLFFPEKITRLVTRDSASQSGKLMCKEPMPWDGIELAPSRPKLGLLAKVWGGSGVRRPCQTNAAAATTGGTVVDGQNKSRKLIPQNSQVVDTPSPNTSTSDSDDDDGITACGDTSIDDDSDNNSEESHGWPLYKPTGKIKRRHPSKRQEGGRCWNMNLLVKYNQDNQRDFEERAACQMIGFLTKRTSAECLITKMHKNSHTSNTQSIGGSYVKLEAEFREQTAHSAKVKNNSHGKGLSRSRTLKP encoded by the exons atgaaCCGGATGGGAAATAATTTAGAGCAAGAAGACAAAATCACCGATAAACAggattcaattaaattaaatcaaacaaaaa cgatAGAAAACGCATGCGATGAAATTTTACTTAAGCCACTGGACACTAGTATTAAAAAACAGCCTGATGAAAATTATCCCCAGCTGACCATGGAAATGTTCTTCGAATTTATGCGGACAGCTTATCAAGTCAATGATAGCTTTGATGGTCTCTCAAGTGTATTAGCAGCACACAGTGAAATAGATTGGTCGGAATTAgctaaaattgatttaaatttacagtcGGGGAATAGTAAAAGTATTGGTACAGATCAAGTTGGAACGGGTATTGAA GATAAATCAACAAGACGGTCATCGGGTTCGCAAGAAGAacatgatgataaaaaaaatgatggcgcaaattcaaataaaaattcagatcTGCAGTCGCCgagtaaaaaatcaaaaactccAAAAAGTGCGGGAGAGTCTTTGGAAGTTAGAGAACATCTTCTAtcaaaaatgatgaaaaaaaatcttagcGACGTCTTACATGAGGGATTGCTCGACTCTGTCTTGCCGTACATGCTGCCTAAGCCAACCCTGTCACAGCCGATAATCAAAAAACATTCAgtggatataaaaaaatcttcttCTTTGAATAACAATGTTGATAAATCTAGTGGATTATCGTCAGCGAATCGggataaagataaagatagAAGCAAAATTCACAGAAAATCTCTtga aaCAGAAGTAGAAATTCACGTTTGCGAtgaatcgaaaaatataaaaaaagattttcggTGCCcgcaaaaattattgatacaaaaaatGTGTTACTTTGCTGACGTTACCGCTGGACAAAAGCTGGAAGAAATGGACATATCTGTACACTGTGACATTGTCATCTTTGATTGGCTGATGAGGTGGGTCAAGAAGGACATAATTAAGAAATCAGAGTGGCCTGTTTTAGAAGCAAATAATGTAATTCCAATAACAGTCTCAGCTTCCTTTCTACAAATGGAGCCTCTACTTGAGCAATGCCTTGTTTTTTGTCATGAAAATATGTCTGAAGTATTGAAGACGTCAACTATTTTAACTTGTCTAAAtgacaatatttttactaG ATTAGCTGATTTATTTACGAACGTTGATGTTGAAACTTTGAAAGACAAAAAAGATAAAGTACAGAGTcgtttattttgtaaattaattatgtcattaGCAGATCCAACTCCAGATAATAGACGAGGACATTACAGTTCATTAGCgacattatttaaatgtaataagTGTGGAAAAAATGTGATACGATCTGTGTCTGATACCGTTCCATGTGTCCCGAGTGCTATGAAAATAGATACTAGAGggaatatttatagtaaacaTTCTAG AGATCTCACGTGGTCATTAAATGACtatatagtaaatttacgaTCAGAATTACGTTCATGGCGAAAAGTTTATTGGCGTCTTTGGGGAGATTGTCATTTCCTTTACTGTCGTCAGTGCAACACCCACTTTCCGATAAATCAGATGGACTGGTGCTCACATCACCCCGAGATACCGCAATTTTTTGCTAATGAACAGCAGAGATCAGCGCCGTATCCTCTGGGACGTTATCCATGTTGCAGTCAGCGGGCGTATCGATTCGAAGCACTTCCTAATAGGGAAGGATGCCGGTTTAAA gaACACATACCGACGGTTTCCGTAGACAACGACGGGcatgttttgaatatttttactctcTACCGTGACATCCTGACGCTGGATCCACcgcaattgttttttccgGAAAAAATTACGCGTCTAGTTACACGGGACTCAGCATCGCAGTCGGGGAAATTGATGTGCAAGGAACCGATGCCGTGGGATGGAATTGAACTGGCGCCGTCACGGCCTAAACTTGGGTTGCTTGCTAAAGTTTGGGGAGGATCTGGTGTTCGCAGACCTTGTCAAACTAatgctgctgctgctactaCTGGTGGTACAGTTGTAGATGGACAAAATAAGTCACGAAAGTTGATACCGCAGAACTCGCAAGTTGTTGATACTCCGTCTCCTAATACTTCAACGAGTGACagcgatgatgatgatggcaTTACTGCTTGTGGTGACACTAGTATTGATGATGATTCAGATAATAATAGTGAAGAGTCTCATGGCTGGCCGTTATATAAACCCACTGGTAAAATAAAACGACGTCATCCTTCGAAACg ACAAGAAGGTGGCAGATGTTGGAACATGAATTTACTGGTAAAATATAACCAAGACAACCAACGCGATTTCGAGGAACGAGCGGCCTGTCAAATGATCGGTTTCTTGACCAAAAGAACTTCCGCTGAATGTTTAATTACCAAAATGCACAAAAATTCTCACACTTCCAACACTCAGTCCATCG GGGGAAGTTACGTAAAATTGGAAGCAGAGTTCAGAGAACAGACCGCGCATTCAGCGAaggtaaaaaataacagtcatGGGAAAGGACTCAGCCGTTCTCGGACTTTAAAGCcttag